The Lolium rigidum isolate FL_2022 chromosome 1, APGP_CSIRO_Lrig_0.1, whole genome shotgun sequence region tttGCTTTGTGTGAACAGAATCCTTGTATGACAACTAGGATCAGCAAGTAGGGCAAGTGGGCAAGAGGCAAATCAGAATCTGCAAGGTGATAACCTGCAAGGGATAACTGGCGAAGCTGCAGATGATAAGTTGCAGGAGATAAACCTGCAACTTCCAGGGATAAGTCAGCTGGACTTCTTGTTCAGTGTTCACACATTGGAGAGAAGTAGAGGAGCTCGTCCATGCAGCTCACTAGTAGTATAAATAAGCATCCATTGTATCACTTCAAGACTAAGCAGTAACCAAGTAGTAGAGAGAAAACGCAACAACTTTGAGCTGCTCCAAAATACTTGTGTCATCCAGTTCTATCTTTGAGTTCAGTGTGTGTCCACTATACGTGTGTGAGAAGCACCAGCTCTAAGTAGTAGAGctgtcaattggtatcagagcaacctGGGAGATGTCGGCACCACCACCTCTCCAGCAGCGGCGTGCGTCCGCAACCCCTCCTCCGGCAAACGAGCGACGGCGATCGCCAAGTCGGGGACGGAGCAGGGTGCGACACGGCGGGGGCGAGGTCGTGGTACAGCGGGAGGTGATCCGCGAGATGActagcggcggaggcggcggtacGAGCCTCGTCTTCCCGATGCTCAAGCGCGGAGACTACACCAACTGGGCCATGGTGATGGAGGTGAACCCGCAAGCGGCATCGCTCCGGGACGCGATCGAGGACGCCGCAGTCTCTCGGCGAGAGGACAAGCAGGCCTTGGCGGCACTGCTCCGCTCCACTCCACCCGAGATGCATCCAATGCTGATCGGAAAGGGAGCGCCAAGGCGGCGTGGGAGGCAATCAAGGTGCAGCACCAGGGCAACGATCGTGTCCGCGATTCACGCATGCGGCGGCTCCGTACTGAATTCGAGACGATCGCCTTCAAGGATGGCGAGCGCATCGACGAGTTCGGATTGCGCATCACGAACCTCGCCGCCACCATGCGCTCCCTCGGGGATACCTGCGATGATGAGAAGATAGTAAGGAAATTCCTCTCTGTCGTCCCTAATCAGTTCGTGCAGATCGCTTTCTCGATGGAGACGATGATGAACCCGGCCACACTCACCGTGGAGGAGGTTGTCGGACACCTTCGGGCCGTCGAGGATCGCCTGAATCCTGAGCAGGGCACCACTGCCTCCGGCAGCAACTTGTTGCTGACAGAGAAGCAGTGGGAGGACAGAAGGAGGAAGCAGCGGGGCGGCGACTCTGGCGGGAACGGTggcggtggacaaaagggtggcaaGCAGCCGCCCAAGTCCTCGCTATCGCAAGGCTCCAGCGGCAACGCTGACCGCGTAAACTGCCACTATTGTGGCAAGAAGGGGCACCGGAAGCGTGATCGCCGCAAGAAGCAGCGGGACGAagctgctgcggcggcgcaccCGATCCAGGACGAGAATGGCGGAAAAGCGAGACCCGGAGCTGCACATGGCCACCATCGTCGAAGCTCGCATCTCCCGCACCGCTGGTGCAGCCTCCTCGACATCGACCGATCCACCCGCACCGCCTACGGGGGAGCAGGTGTATCTCAATGAGGAGCGCGCCCGCGTCGTGTTCGGGCGCACGTCGCACGACACCGACGCAGCATGGTACCTCGACACGGGAGCGTCGAACCACATGACCGGCGACGACAGACGTCTTCGCCGAGCCGGACAGGACTCGTCTCCCGCAAGGTGCGCTTCGGCGACGGATCGGTTGTCGACATCCGTGGCCGCGGAACCGTCCTCTTCGTCATCAACAACGAGCGACATCACGAGCTGGCCAGCGTATACTCGGATCCCACGGCTCAAGTCGAACATCGTCGGCATTGGGCAGCTAGACGAGCTCGGGTACCCCACCCATGTCGAGCATGGCTACATGGAGGTCCGCGATCGTGCCAAGGTCCTTATCGCCAAGGTGCCAAGGACGACGAACAGACTCTATGTGGCGCAGCTCCAAATCGTGCAGCCAGTGTGTCTGGCGGCGCACGCCAACGACGACGCGTGGCGCTGGCACTCACGCTTCGTCCATCAGAGCTTCGATAGCCTCGAGAAGATGTCGAGGAAGGGAGTGGTGCGCGGTCTCCCCACCATCAGCCACGCCGAGCAGCTTTGCGAAGCCCGCATCGCGGGAAGCACCGGCGCTCCCCATTTCCCGCAGCAACCAAGTACCGCGCCACGAAGCCTCTTGAGcttgtgcacggtgacctcgcggtCCAATCTCGCCAGCTACACCGGGAGGGAAGAAGTACTTCCTCTTGCTCGTCGACGACAATAGCCGGTACATGTGGTTGTACCTGCTCAGGTCAAAGGATGAGGCAGCTGCGGCAATTCGGCGTTTCCAGGCTGAGACGGAGAAGGAGACGCAGCGTCCTCTGCGCGTGCTCCGCACTGATCGGGGCGGCGAGTTCACGGCGAACGAGTTCGCCGATTGGTGCGCAGAGCATGGCGTCCAACGTCACCTCACTGCCCCCTATTCTCCACAACAGAATGGGGTAGTGGAACGGCGGAACCAGACGATCATCGGCGCCGTCCGTAGCATGCTCAAGGCGAAATCCGTCCCAGCTAAGTTCTGGGGAGAAGCGGCGGCAACAGCAGTGTTCGTCCTGAACAGATCCTTGACACGGAGCCTGGAAGGGAAGACACCATTTGAAGCCTGGTATGGCGTGAAAACCTAGCGTTCACTTTCTTCGTGTGTTCGGCTGCAAGGCATACGCGAAGGAGACGAAACCAGGCTTGAAGAAGCTCGATGACCGCAGCCGCCCGATGGTGATGCTTGGGTATGAGGAAGGAAGCAAGGCGTATCGCCCGTATGACCCGGAGAAGAAGTGCCTCCATGTCTCCCGTGACGTCATCTTCGACGAGGCCGCGAGCCGGGATTGTGGAGAGCACAATGACGACGCCGCCACTCTCGCTGTGGAGAGTTGGACGATGTCGCAACCAACGGCAAAGCACCGCCGGAGAAACCAGCTGAAGCGGCACCCGCATCAAGCTCTCCTTCGCCGTCACCACAGGCAGCATCGACTCCGACCGGGCCGCCAATGGTGGGTCGGCCCATCTCTCGCGCCATCGGCCGAGCCCGTGCGTTTCGTCTCTCCACCGGGCAGATGGAGGCATCGAGAATCTGGATGCCGGCGTTGACCCAAGCCTCGCTCGCTACCGCAGCATTCGAGACTTCCTCAACCCAGATGAGGAGAATCCAGGGCGAGCGGAGCGCCTCCTCCTCACTCCCACAGGCGAGCCAGCGACGCTCGCCGAGGCCGAAGGAGACGAAGATTGGCGGCTCGCCATGGTCGATGAGCTGCAGTCAATCGAGGAGAACAAGACATGGTCGCTTGCTGATCTGCCGCCAGGTCACAAGCCCATCGGATTGaagtggatcttcaagctcaagcgTGACGCCGATGGTCacgtcctcaagcacaaggccgggCTCGTCGCGAAGGGATACGTCCGGCCGGCCAGGGATTGACTTTGATGAAGTCTTTGCCCTCGTTGCGCGACCGGACTCTGTCGAGCTCCCGATCGCCGTCGCTACCCAATTCAAGTGGGAGGTCCACCACATGGACGTGAAGACTGCATTCCTCAACGGTGATTTGGGGGAGGAAGTGTATGTGACTCAGCCGCCAGGATTCGTCGACGGCAACAACTCGAGCAAGGTGATGCGTCTCcacaaggcactctacggtctccgtCAGGCCCGCGCGCATGGAACACCAAGCTCCATGCCGTGCCGGTGTCACTCGGTTTCGTGCGGAGTGCTCGGAGCATGCCGTGTACACCCGTGGAGAGGGTGACTCACGACTTCGCTTGGAGTCTATGTCGACGATCTCGTCGTCACAGGAGGGAGCACCACCGCAATCTCAAGCTTCAAGCGCAGATGTGCAGCCGGCTCAAGATGAGTGACCTGGGCTTGCTCACTCTATACCCGGGCATCGAGGTATGTCGGGCTCCCGGCCACATCACGCTTAGCGCAGCGCCTTCGCAGCGAAGGTGCTCGAAAAGGCGGGCATGGCTGACCGCAACGCAGCTCATGTGCCGATGGAGCCAAGGCTGAAGCTCTCGAAGAGGAGCACGAATCCTCCGGCCGACGTCACGCCGTACCGCGGCATTGTCGGCAGTCTCGCGTTACCTCGTGCACACGAGGCCGGACATCAGCTTCGCTGTTGGCATGGTGAGCCGCTTCATGGAAGCGCCCACCACGGAGCACCTGAGTGCTGTGAAGCACCTGCTCCGCTACATTGCGGGGACGATCAACACCGGCTGTTCGTTCTCCTCCGCGCCAGGAGGTGCACACCTGATCGGCTACAGCGATGCAGATTACGCTGGGGATATCGATGACAGGAAGAGTACCACAGGTACACTCTTCTTCTTCGGAAATTGCCCAGTGTCATGGCAGAGCCAGAAGCAAAGGGTGGTGGCATTGTCATCCTGCGAGTCTGAGTACATCGCAGCTGCGACGACGGCGTGTCAAGGTGTTTGGCTCGGCCGTTTGCTCGGCGACTTGCTGGGATCTGCTCCTCTCGTCGCTAATCTGCTCGTGGACAATAAGTCTGCGATCCAATTGTGCAAGAATCCAGTGTACCATGACCGTAGCAAGCACATCGACACGCGGTACCACTACATCAGGGACTGCATTGAGGATGAAACTGTCACGGTTGAGTACATCGGCACAGAAGACCAACTCGCAGATATTCTGACCAAGGCACTTGGTCGCATTCAGTTTCAGAATCTGCGGGAAAGAATTGGCGTCATCAACCTCTACAGCAACTAGATTAGGGGGAGAATTGTTGTTTTAATCATGTTGCTAGTAGAGTAGCAGTAGCAAGTTGCTTAGCCACAAATAAGGCATGCACCTGTACGTGCatctactagtagtagtagtttGCTTTGTGTGAACAGAATCCTTGTATGACAACTAGGATCAGCAAGTAGGGCAAGTGGGCAAGAGGCAAATCAGAATCTGCAAGGTGATAACCTGCAAGGGATAACTGGCGAAGCTGCAGATGATAAGTTGCAGGAGATAAACCTGCAACTTCCAGGGATAAGTCAGCTGGACTTCTTGTTCAGTGTTCACACATTGGAGAGAAGTAGAGGAGCTCGTCCATGCAGCTCACTAGTAGTATAAATAAGCATCCATTGTATCACTTCAAGACTAAGCAGTAACCAAGTAGTAGAGAGAAAACGCAACAACTTTGAGCTGCTCCAAAATACTTGTGTCATCCAGTTCTATCTTTGAGTTCAGTGTGTGTCCACTATACGTGTGTGAGAAGCACCAGCTCTAAGTAGTAGAGCTGTCAGTATCCTCCTGGGCGAAGGATCCTATTCATCTCTAGGAGAAGCTTTCCACCTAATACATACAATACATAGTGTTGTTCAAGATGTGAGTACGCAGGATGGTGGAATACTGGGTCTACAGAGAGGAAAGAAGAAGCAGATACATACCATTAGAATGCCACGGTATGTTGCATTCACTGCAGTGGATAACATCAAATGCACCACTAGGAAAGGGTAATCTTCTTGATCCCAGACTACCAATTGTTGCAGGAATGCCACGTTCAAGGGCAACTTGTGCAAGgtctgtttggtcacttgtaaggCCTAATGATAGCGTAATCACATCCTTCTCGAGAAGAGCTACTCCAAATCCAGCACTTTTGCATCCAATGTCCAATGCTATGCGAATATTTTTACCCCAGTCAATATCAGGTACCATCTACGTGGCAAACAAAGTATGGTGTAGATTGTGTTAAGCACTAAGTAATAAGAATACATAAAATTTTGTATTTGTATTTCCATTTAAAACTGTTAACAGTGGTCCATCTTAAATTTTAGTCAAAGCCAGATCATTTGTTCCATTCTGTATTGTTGTGTAAGAATTAATTATCCTACCAGGACAATGAGTGCATACTTATGGTAACTGACTTCGCAGTTGATGGAAACATCTAGAAATGACCTTCCAGAAATTAGGAAAAACCCTATTGGTGCATTAAATGAGAGAGAAAATTTAAACCAAAGAGAAGAATTGCAGTTTCAATATATCCACCAACTATGGAGAAAATCATCCGGACAGATCACTAAGATATTAATCGTCTTCCAGCAAAATGTTCAATACTAACAAGTACAGCTGAGTCCATAGATTTCCCAAATATCGGTTCCATATTCAAGTTTTATAATCTCACAATCCCGCTCAAGGATTCATTCAGAATACTTGCTTATAATGCAAGCTAGTGGGTAATGTGCAGAAATTGGTTTGAAAGCATTTCTGCATACAACTGCCTTGCATCAAAAGCAAATGTGAAATACCGATCATTTGTTACCTCGTCGATTGTTTCGATATAATGTTTCGCGCCACCTTTGAACTCCGATTCCTCGGCCGGGAACACCAGGTGTTCACCGGTCCGATTGAGCCAACTGTTGTCCTTAACAAAACTTGACAGCCTAGGATGTCCAACATTCCCATACCAAATCTGCAAGTGTAAGCTCATAACAACATCAGCCACAGTAACAAAAACATCACAAATTCATAATTAACATCTATGCTCAATTCCTCACCTTCTCCTTCCTCTCCGGCCATGGAGCCGGCAGCTTATACTCCTTGGGCAGTGACACCAGGCATGTCACGGGGGACCTCGGGCAGCTCCGCTCGTGGTGCCGCTGGCTCCCATCCCCATCGAAATCGACGCAAGGGGTATAGTGGTGGCCGCTCTTGGCGCTGCAGAGCTTCCAGTGATAATGCGCGGCCGAGCTGAACAGaggcggcagcttcttcttcttcttcctcgaatcCTTGCTCTTGGTCGTCTCCGCGAAATCATCCTCGTCGCCGTCTAGCTCGCTCGAATCGTCGCCCAATTCCAGCTCCGGCGCcttcccgtcctcctcctccttaggcGCCTTCCCGTTGCTCTCCACGTTCTCCTCTGGCACGGCAAACTccggctcctgctcctgctcctgttcCTCCCCCGGCTCTGTCTCCCACTCCGACCCCGGCTCTCGCTCCTTCTCATTGGACTCTTGCTCGGGCATCGAATCCGGCTCCGTGCGATTGGCCTTCGCCGCGGCGGCGTCCGGCGAGGGGGTGGCATTGGGGCGGTGGGATCTGGCTGGAGCATGGCGCTTCTTGTGGCCGCGGGGGCCGGGCTTCTTCCTGTGGCCGCCGCTGGTGCTGGTGGCGTtgcgggaggtgggcggcgggTCGGCGATGTCGGCGGCGAAGTAGGTGCGCTCGGTGGAGATCTGCTGGGAGGAGGAGGTTGGGGAGAGCGTGGTCCATGTGATGACGAAGGAGAGGCCGAGCGCGATGGCGATCGAGACCTTGGCGGCGAAGCCCAGCggcgggcgcctcctccaccagcTCACGAGGGCGGAGGGGCGCCCGGGAGGGCCCCGGAACACCGtcatttggcggcggcgcggctgtcGGCGGAGTGGAGCTGAGCGGTTGGTGGCGTGGACTGTGGACAgggagggagaggaagaagatcGAGGAAGAACAAGTTAGTTGGAGCTGTTTCAGTTTTTTTGGTGAGGCAttttgctacttttttttttgcttgaacTTGTTCTTAGGCGAGGTTAGTCGGCGGTCAATTTTAATGAGAACTTACCTCAAGCTATCAGCCTCCAATAATGAGTGAGTGAGTGAGTTTAGCAATGCAATCCACTGTTAAAAAATTAATTAAAAATCATGGCACGAAGGGGCACATGTTCTTGCACGAGGAATGTAATTAGTGCCAGAAACAAAATGGGACGatatttttgtttttgaatgagtaATTACGAAGTGAAGCAGAGGAGGTGATatgagactgctcatagtgggagtaacataggtagtaacatcacacatctcaatgcattttggtgacatggcatactaataaatgaagaaagagagtgaggtggtaactagctatgttatcataacatcacacatttcaaggcaatatgagtctacaacataattaatgacacattgcatgacaccacatctaagttactatacccactatgaaggtagtaacttagactagtaacataacatatgttactaatctaagttactctc contains the following coding sequences:
- the LOC124688370 gene encoding probable methyltransferase PMT28: MPEQESNEKEREPGSEWETEPGEEQEQEQEPEFAVPEENVESNGKAPKEEEDGKAPELELGDDSSELDGDEDDFAETTKSKDSRKKKKKLPPLFSSAAHYHWKLCSAKSGHHYTPCVDFDGDGSQRHHERSCPRSPVTCLVSLPKEYKLPAPWPERKEKIWYGNVGHPRLSSFVKDNSWLNRTGEHLVFPAEESEFKGGAKHYIETIDEMVPDIDWGKNIRIALDIGCKSAGFGVALLEKDVITLSLGLTSDQTDLAQVALERGIPATIGSLGSRRLPFPSGAFDVIHCSECNIPWHSNGGKLLLEMNRILRPGGYFIISSRHGDLESEEGISASMTAVCWNTIAYSSDDVSELGVKIFQRPASNEEYDLRAKKDPPFCKEAQNKATAWYTPIKHCLHKAPAGIEERGSDWPEEWPKRLETFPDWLGDLQTRVAADHSHWKAVVEKSYLDGLGINWTNIRNVLDMKAVYGGFAAALSSEKVWVMNVVPVHAPDTLPVIFERGLIGVYHDWCEPFSTYPRSYDLLHADHLFSRLKNRCKEPVTILVEMDRILRPGGWAIIREKLEILDPLEAILKSLHWEIVMTFRKDKEGIMSVKKTTWRP